The Chanodichthys erythropterus isolate Z2021 chromosome 14, ASM2448905v1, whole genome shotgun sequence genome window below encodes:
- the rprma gene encoding protein reprimo A — translation MNTTFNQTDSGIFSNRTEEILLCCNFSSVVTDNGFTAAAPDERSLFIMRIVQIAVMCVLSLTVVFGIFFLGCNLLIKSEGMINFLVTDRRPSKEVEAVIVGAY, via the coding sequence ATGAATACTACATTTAACCAAACGGACAGTGGAATCTTCTCCAACCGGACTGAGGAAATCCTCCTATGTTGTAACTTCTCGTCGGTGGTGACGGATAACGGCTTCACGGCGGCCGCTCCGGATGAAAGAAGCCTCTTCATCATGAGAATAGTTCAGATAGCGGTGATGTGTGTCCTCTCCCTCACCGTAGTCTTCGGGATATTTTTCCTGGGCTGTAACTTGCTCATCAAGTCGGAAGGGATGATAAACTTTTTGGTAACGGACCGGAGACCCTCCAAAGAGGTAGAGGCGGTCATCGTGGGTGCGTACTAG